In Nicotiana tabacum cultivar K326 chromosome 21, ASM71507v2, whole genome shotgun sequence, one DNA window encodes the following:
- the LOC107759366 gene encoding calcium-dependent protein kinase 21-like (The RefSeq protein has 5 substitutions, 1 non-frameshifting indel compared to this genomic sequence), producing the protein MGGCFSKKYRQEGANGGYRATRRNANQEYQKPPQHQPERPYQPQPQPQPQPQPRPQPQAHTVTXQPXQTQDQMQGPHLNNILGKPFEDIRKQYTLGKELGRGQFGVTYHCTENSTGNPYACKSILKRKLVRKNDREDMKREIQIMQHLSGQPNIVEFKGAYEDRHSVHLVMELCAGGELFDRIIARGYYSEKDAAEIIRQIANVVNICHFMGVMHRDLKPENFLLTSKDENAKLKATDFGLSVFIEEGKVYRDIVGSAYYVAPEVLRRSYGKEADVWSAGVILYILLSGVPPFWAETEKGIFNAILKGEIDFQSDPWPSISNSAKDLIRKMLTQEPRKRMTSAQVLEHPWLRMGEASDKPIDSAVLSRMKQFRAMNKLKKLALKVIAENLSEEEIKGLKAMFANIDTDNSGTITYEELKSGLARLGSKLTETEVKQLMEAADVDGNGTIDYIEFITATMHRHRLERDEHLFKAFQYFDKDHSGFITRDELESAMKEYGMGDEATIKEIIAEVDTDNDGRINYEEFCAMMRSGTQPQPKLF; encoded by the exons ATGGGTGGTTGTTTTAGCAAGAAGTATACACGAGAAGGTGCTAAGGGGGGTTATAGGGCAACAAGAAGAAATGCTAATCAAGAATATCAGAAGCCACCACAACATCAACCAGAAAGGCCATATCAGCCACAGCCACAGCCTCAACCTCAGCCTCAGCCTCAGCCACGCCCACAGCCACAAGCACATACTGTTACCGCGCAGCCGGCACAAACCCAAGATCAAATGCAAGGACCCCATTTGAATAACATATTAGGAAAGCCTTTTGAAGATATTAGGAAGCAATATACACTTGGGAAAGAATTAGGTAGGGGTCAGTTTGGAGTGACATATCATTGTACTGAGAATTCCACGGGGAACCCTTATGCTTGTAAGTCTATATTGAAAAGGAAGCTTGTGCGTAAGAATGATAGGGAGGATATGAAGAGGGAAATTCAAATTATGCAGCATTTAAGTGGCCAGCCAAATATCGTGGAATTTAAAGGCGCGTATGAGGATAGGCATTCAGTGCACCTCGTGATGGAACTTTGTGCTGGAGGAGAGTTGTTTGATAGGATTATTGCTCGGGGATATTATTCGGAGAAGGATGCTGCTGAGATTATTAGACAGATTGCAAATGTTGTTAACATTTGCCATTTCATGGGTGTTATGCATAGGGATCTTAAGCCAGAGAATTTCTTACTGACTAGTAAGGATGAAAATGCAAAGCTCAAGGCAACCGATTTTGGACTTTCTGTCTTCATTGAAGAAG GGAAGGTGTACCGGGATATAGTTGGTAGTGCATATTATGTTGCCCCTGAAGTATTGCGGCGTAGTTATGGGAAGGAAGCAGATGTATGGAGTGCAGGtgttattttgtatattctactcagCGGCGTGCCTCCATTTTGGGCTG AAACTGAAAAGGGAATATTTAATGCCATACTAAAAGGAGAAATTGACTTTCAAAGTGATCCATGGCCATCCATATCAAATAGTGCCAAGGACCTTATAAGAAAAATGCTGACGCAGGAGCCAAGGAAGAGAATGACTTCAGCACAAGTTCTTG AACATCCATGGCTTCGAATGGGAGAAGCATCAGACAAGCCAATAGACAGTGCAGTGCTGTCCAGAATGAAACAGTTCAGAGCAATGAACAAGCTCAAGAAACTTGCATTGAAG GTCATTGCGGAAAATTTATCTGAAGAAGAAATTAAGGGTCTAAAAGCTATGTTTGCGAACATTGATACAGACAATAGTGGCACAATCACTTATGAAGAATTGAAGTCGGGATTGGCTCGGCTTGGATCAAAGCTAACAGAGACCGAAGTCAAGCAACTCATGGAAGCT GCTGATGTGGATGGAAATGGAACAATCGACTACATCGAGTTTATTACTGCAACAATGCATAGACATCGGCTTGAAAGGGATGAGCATCTCTTTAAAGCATTTCAGTATTTCGACAAGGACCACAGTGG CTTTATCACGAGAGATGAACTGGAAAGCGCCATGAAGGAGTACGGTATGGGCGATGAGGCGACCATAAAGGAAATAATTGCAGAGGTGGACACTGATAAT GATGGTAGGATCAATTATGAGGAGTTCTGTGCTATGATGAGAAGTGGAACACAACCACAGCCGAAGCTTTTCTAG